The Parambassis ranga chromosome 14, fParRan2.1, whole genome shotgun sequence genome includes a window with the following:
- the sptbn2 gene encoding spectrin family protein isoform X1, which translates to MEWDHRDREPCLSPAAFVNQVQYSNILEGRFKQLQDEREAVQKKTFTKWVNSHLGRVTCRIGDLYTDLRDGRMLIRLLEVLSGEQLPKPTKGRMRIHCLENVDKALQFLKEQKVHLENMGSHDIVDGNHRLTLGLIWTIILRFQIQDISVETEDNKEKKSAKDALLLWCQMKTAGYPNVNIHNFTTSWRDGLAFNAIVHKHRPDLIEFDNLKRSNAHYNLQNAFNVAEKELGLTKLLDPEDVNVDQPDEKSIITYVATYYHYFSKMKALAVEGKRIGKVLDYAIEADQLIEKYETLATELLQWIEQTIVTLNDRQLANSLSAVQNQLQAFNSYRTVEKPPKFTEKGNLEVLLFTIQSKMRANNQKVYMPREGKLISDINKAWERLEKAEHERELALRNELIRQEKLEMLAARFDRKAAMRETWLSENQRLVSQDNFGTDLGAVEAATRKHEAIETDIGAYWERVAAVEAVAKELETEAYHDVRRILARRDNVLRLWEYLKELLAARRERLNAHRDLQRLFQEMRYIMDWMADEKGRLQSQDSGKHLHDVLDLLQKHNLVEADISAQAERIKGVQGAAKRFTSYEQAYKPCEPGLVSEKVDMLGQAYEELGQLASTRRERLEDSRRLWQFLWDLGEEAAWIREQEQILASGDCGRDLTSALHLLSKHEAFRDEMAARYGPLSNSIAVGEALVIEGHFGAPEVTERIHDIRAQWAHLEETTKLREQSLKEAVALHQFQTDASDMEAWIMETLRQVSSQEVGHDEFSTQTLARKQREIEEEIQSHHPLIDSLHEQVQALPQAYIHYPQVDGRLPAIEQRYDELESLSAARRQALEGALALYRMFSEADACQLWVEEKEQWLHGMEIPTKLEDLEVVQQRFETLEPEMNNLGTRVIDVNQVAEQLLSSDNCNKDQIHQTNDQLNNRWKEFEQLAGQKKQDLESALNIQNYHLECNEIQTWMKEKTKVIESTQSLGNDLAGVMALQRKLTGMERDLEAIQGKLDDLRNEAEKLAREHPDQAGEIQGRLAEIQEVWEELNATMKRREESLGEASKLQGFLRDLDDFQSWLSRTQTAVASEDIPTSLPEAESLLAQHESIKNEVDNYKDDYEKMRAVGEEVTQGQTDAQHMFLAQRLQALDTGWHELRRMWENRHSLLAQAFDFQTFLRDAKQAEAFLNSQEYVLSHTEMPNSLQAAEEAIKKHEDFLTTTEASEEKITGVVEAGRRLINDSNANSDKIQEKVDSIQERHLKNKEAANELLTKLKDNRELQHFLQDGQELTLWINEKMLTAQDMSYDEARNLHSKWQKHQAFMAELASNKDWLDKIDKEGQALVAEKPELKPVVQQTLEDLQRQWEELEGTTRTKAQCLFDANRAELFTQSCSALDVWLKNLEGQLHSDDYGKDLTSVNILLKKHQMLEHQMEVREKEVQSLQSQALALSQEDAGLAEVDGQQRRVTDNFSNLQEPLRLRRQQLLASKEAHQFNRDLEDEILWVKERMPLAASTDHGKDLPTVQLLIKKNQTLQKEIQGHQPRIDDIHRRGKTQSQVDGERQSVLEDRLVELKDLWDQLIAETDKRHDRLMEANRAQQFYADAAEAEAWMGEQELHMMSEEKAKDEQSALVMVKKHQILEQALEDYAQTIHQLANSSRLMVTSEHPESERITLRQAQVDKLYAGLKDLAEERRGRLQERLRLTQLKREVDDLEQWIAEREVVAGSHELGQDYEHVTMLRDKFREFARDTSTIGQERVDGVNGLADDLIESGHPENASVAEWKDGLNEAWADLLELIDTRTQMLAASYELHRFHQDAMEVLGRVKEKKEALPSDLGRDLNTVQHLHRQHNTFEHDIQALSGQVNQVQDDAARLQKAYAGEKADDIHRSEHAVTSAWEGLHEACQARRLLLLDTVEKFRFFNMVLDLMLWMDGVNLQIDAHDSPRDVSSAGLVIANHQDIKSEIETRADSFTACIEMGNTLVNNNHYAADEIREKLAQLQEKRDKINKKWQDKMDHLQIVLEVLQFGRDAYVAESWLAGQEPLVRAAELGSNVDEVESLIKRHEAFEKLATAWEERFSLLEKLTTLEEQEIQRRREEEERARRPPTPPPAEVGQSETESQIHDSAARTSLDQTTLNQSVSVNGVHSDNDTSQGSESESVNGPGRDSGLASSRLEASATLPSRGGAESEPETMEGMLCRKQEMESHNKKAASRSWQNVYCVLRKGSLGFYKDNKSASNGIPYHGEVPISLGEAVCEIAHDYKKRKHVFKLRLGDGKEFLFQAKDEAEMSSWIHSILGSIPKGSDDSPGAPRAISRAMTMPPISPSSGDAGGVTMRNKEGKEKDREKRFSFFGKKK; encoded by the exons CCAAAACCCACCAAGGGCCGCATGCGTATCCACTGCCTGGAGAATGTTGATAAAGCACTGCAGTTTCTCAAAGAACAGAAGGTACATCTAGAAAACATGGGCTCACATGACATTGTGGATGGGAATCACCGTCTCACCCTGGGTCTCATCTGGACCATCATCCTTCGTTTCCAG ATTCAGGACATCAGTGTGGAGACAGAGGACAACAAGGAGAAAAAGTCAGCTAAAGATGCTCTTCTGCTTTGGTGCCAAATGAAAACAGCTGG ATACCCTAATGTCAACATCCACAACTTCACTACCAGCTGGAGAGATGGTCTGGCGTTCAATGCCATCGTCCACAAACACAG ACCGGACTTGATTGAGTTTGACAACCTGAAGAGGTCCAATGCTCACTACAATCTCCAGAATGCGTTCAATGTGGCTGAGAAAGAATTGGGACTTACCAAGTTGTTGGACCCTGAGG atgtTAATGTTGATCAGCCTGATGAAAAGTCCATCATTACCTATGTGGCGACCTACTATCATTACTTCTCCAAGATGAAAGCCCTAGCAGTGGAGGGCAAACGAATTGGCAAG GTTCTTGACTATGCAATTGAGGCTGACCAGCTGATAGAGAAGTATGAGACCTTGGCTACAGAGCTCCTGCAGTGGATTGAGCAGACCATTGTGACACTCAATGACCGGCAGTTGGCTAACTCACTCAGTGCAGTGCAGAACCAGCTCCAGGCTTTCAACTCATACAGGACTGTGGAGAAACCCCCCAA ATTTACGGAGAAAGGAAACTTGGAAGTTCTTCTCTTTACTATCCAAAGCAAAATGAGGGCAAACAATCAGAAAGTCTACATGCCCAGAGAGGGCAAACTGATCTCTGACATCAATAAG GCATGGGAACGACTGGAAAAGGCAGAGCATGAACGTGAGCTGGCACTGAGAAATGAGTTGATACGCCAGGAGAAGCTGGAGATGCTTGCTGCTCGTTTTGACCGGAAAGCAGCTATGCGGGAAACATGGCTGAGTGAGAACCAGAGGCTGGTGTCTCAG GATAATTTTGGAACTGACTTGGGAGCAGTGGAAGCTGCCACTCGTAAACATGAAGCAATTGAGACAGACATTGGGGCATACTGGGAGCGTGTGGCTGCTGTCGAGGCTGTCGCCAAAGAGCTGGAAACAGAGGCATATCATGATGTGCGTCGTATACTTGCACGAAGGGATAATGTGCTTCGTCTCTGGGAATACCTAAAAGAACTTCTTGCAGCACGCAGAGAGCGTCTGAATGCCCATCGCGACTTACAGAGACTGTTTCAGGAGATGCGCTACATCATGGACTGGATGGCAGATGAGAAG gGCCGTCTGCAGTCCCAGGACAGCGGCAAACATTTGCATGATGTGTTAGACCTACTGCAAAAGCACAATCTTGTAGAGGCGGACATTTCGGCTCAGGCAGAAAGGATCAAGGGAGTGCAGGGGGCTGCAAAGCGCTTCACATCCTATGAGCAGG CCTATAAACCTTGTGAGCCTGGACTAGTTAGTGAGAAGGTGGACATGCTGGGTCAAGCCTATGAGGAGCTTGGTCAGCTTGCTAGTACTCGCAGAGAGCGTCTAGAGGATTCACGTCGTCTGTGGCAGTTCTTGTGGGATCTCGGAGAGGAGGCAGCCTGGATCAGGGAGCAGGAGCAGATCCTGGCTAGTGGAGACTGTGGCCGTGACCTCACTTCTGCCCTTCATCTACTCAGTAAACATGAGGCTTTCAGGGATGAGATGGCAGCACGCTATGGCCCCCTAAGCAACAGCATAGCTGTAGGGGAAGCTTTGGTTATAGAGGGACATTTTGGTGCCCCAGAGGTCACCGAGAGGATTCATGACATTCGTGCACAGTGGGCTCatctggaggag ACAACTAAACTCAGAGAGCAGAGCCTTAAGGAAGCAGTTGCCCTGCATCAGTTTCAAACAGATGCCAGTGACATGGAAGCATGGATTATGGAGACACTTAGACAGGTGTCCAGTCAAGAGGTAGGCCACGATGAGTTCTCAACCCAAACTCTAGCTCGCAAGCAGAGGGAGATAGAAGAAGAGATTCAGAGTCACCACCCCCTCATCGACTCCCTGCATGAGCAGGTCCAAGCACTGCCACAGGCCTATATACATTACCCTCAG GTGGATGGTCGCCTACCAGCTATTGAGCAGCGCTATGATGAACTGGAGTCTCTATCAGCAGCTCGTCGGCAAGCTCTGGAAGGTGCCCTGGCCCTCTACCGCATGTTCAGTGAAGCTGATGCCTGCCAACTCTGGGTGGAGGAAAAGGAGCAGTGGTTACATGGAATGGAAATTCCAACCAAATTGGAGGACTTGGAAGTGGTACAGCAAAG ATTTGAGACACTGGAACCTGAGATGAACAACCTAGGCACTCGTGTCATTGATGTGAACCAAGTGGCCGAGCAGCTTCTGAGCTCGGACAACTGTAACAAGGACCAAATTCACCAGACAAACGACCAGCTCAACAACAG ATGGAAGGAGTTTGAACAGTTGGCTGGACAAAAGAAACAAGATCTTGAGTCAGCCCTGAACATCCAGAACTACCATCTTGAATGTAATGAGATTCAGACTTGGATGAAGGAAAAAACCAAAGTGATTGAATCTACTCAGAGCCTCGGCAATGACCTGGCTGGAGTGATGGCACTGCAGCGGAAACTCACAGGCATGGAGAGGGACCTTGAAGCTATTCAG GGTAAATTGGATGACCTGAGGAATGAAGCAGAAAAGCTTGCCAGGGAACATCCAGATCAGGCTGGAGAGATCCAAGGACGGTTGGCAGAAATTCAAGAAGTGTGGGAGGAATTGAACGCCACCATGAAACGACGGGAGGAGTCACTTGGTGAAGCCAGCAAGCTGCAGGGTTTCCTAAGGGATTTGGATGACTTCCAGTCCTGGCTATCCCGCACCCAGACAGCTGTGGCCTCAGAGGACATTCCCACTTCCCTCCCTGAGGCTGAGAGTTTGCTAGCCCAGCATGAGAGCATTAAGAATGAGGTGGATAACTACAAGGATGACTATGAGAAGATGCGGGCTGTCGGTGAAGAGGTGACCCAGGGTCAGACAGATGCCCAGCATATGTTCCTGGCCCAGAGGCTCCAGGCTTTGGACACAGGGTGGCATGAACTGCGTCGTATGTGGGAGAACCGCCATAGTCTTTTGGCCCAAGCTTTTGATTTCCAGACATTCCTGAGAGATGCAAAGCAAGCAGAGGCTTTCCTCAACAGCCAG GAGTAtgtgctgtcacacacagagatgccCAATAGTCTACAGGCAGCTGAAGAGGCCATTAAGAAGCATGAAGATTTTCTCACCACCACAGAGGCCAGTGAGGAGAAGATAACTGGTGTGGTGGAGGCTGGACGGCGCCTCATTAATGACTCCAATGCAAACTCTGATAAGATCCAGGAAAAAGTTGACTCAATCCAGGAAAG GCATCTTAAGAATAAGGAAGCTGCAAACGAATTGCTGACCAAGTTAAAGGACAACCGTGAACTTCAGCACTTCCTCCAAGATGGACAGGAG CTCACATTGTGGATCAATGAGAAGATGCTAACAGCTCAGGACATGTCTTATGATGAGGCCAGAAATCTTCACAGCAAGTGGCAGAAACACCAGGCCTTCATGGCAGAGCTAGCCTCCAACAAAGACTGGCTGGACAAAATTGATAAG GAGGGTCAGGCATTGGTGGCAGAGAAGCCTGAGCTGAAACCTGTTGTCCAGCAGACCCTGGAGGACCTTCAGCGTCAGTGGGAAGAGCTGGAGGGCACAACCCGTACCAAGGCTCAGTGCTTGTTTGATGCTAACAGGGCAGAACTTTTTACGCAGAGTTGCTCTGCTCTGGATGTCTGGCTGAAAAACCTGGAGGGTCAGCTGCATAGTGATGACTATGGAAAAGACTTGACCAGTGTCAACATCCTTCTCAAGAAGCACCAG ATGCTGGAGCACCAAATGGAGgtcagagagaaggaggtgCAATCCCTGCAGTCTCAGGCTCTAGCTTTGTCCCAGGAGGATGCCGGACTGGCAGAAGTTGATGGTCAACAGAGGCGTGTCACTGACAACTTCTCCAATCTCCAGGAGCCTCTCAGACTAAGGCGACAGCAGCTGCTTGCGTCAAAAGAAGCACATCAGTTCAACAGAGATCTTGAGGATGAAATT CTATGGGTGAAAGAGAGGATGCCCCTAGCAGCTTCCACAGACCATGGAAAGGACCTTCCTACAGTACAGCTGCTAATCAAGAAGAATCAG ACATTACAGAAGGAGATCCAGGGCCATCAGCCTCGCATTGATGACATCCATAGACGAGGCAAGACTCAGAGCCAGGTGGATGGCGAAAGACAGTCTGTTTTAGAGGACCGCCTTGTTGAGCTAAAGGACCTCTGGGACCAGCTGATTGCAGAGACCGATAAGCGGCATGACCGTCTCATGGAGGCCAATCGTGCCCAGCAGTTCTatgctgatgctgcagaggcagaggcCTGGATGGGAGAGCAGGAGCTACACATGATGTCAGAAGAGAAAGCTAAG GATGAGCAGAGTGCATTAGTGATGGTCAAGAAGCACCAAATCCTGGAACAGGCTCTTGAAGACTATGCCCAGACTATACACCAGCTGGCCAACAGCAGTCGTCTCATGGTCACCAGTGAACACCCAGAAAG TGAGAGAATTACCTTACGACAAGCCCAAGTTGACAAGCTGTACGCAGGCCTGAAAGATCTTGCTGAGGAGCGTCGTGGGCGCCTTCAGGAAAGATTGCGGCTGACACAGCTGAAGCGTGAGGTAGATGACCTGGAACAGTGGATTGCTGAGAGGGAGGTGGTTGCTGGCTCCCATGAGCTAGGACAGGACTATGAACATGTCACA ATGCTGAGGGACAAGTTTCGGGAGTTTGCTCGTGATACCAGCACTATTGGCCAAGAACGTGTAGATGGTGTAAATGGGCTAGCAGATGACCTGATTGAGTCAGGTCATCCAGAGAATGCAAGTGTTGCTGAGTGGAAGGATGGTTTAAACGAGGCCTGGGCCGACCTGCTAGAACTAATAGATACACGCACACAAATGTTGGCCGCTTCCTATGAGTTGCACCGCTTCCATCAGGATGCCATGGAGGTGCTTGGGCGTGTTAAGGAAAAGAAGGAGGCGCTGCCTTCTGATCTTGGCCGTGATCTTAACACTGTCCAGCATCtacacagacagcacaacaCGTTCGAACATGATATCCAGGCCCTCAGTGGACAG GTGAACCAAGTGCAGGATGATGCAGCACGGCTACAGAAGGCCTATGCTGGTGAGAAAGCTGATGACATTCACAGGAGTGAACATGCTGTGACTTCAGCCTGGGAGGGCCTGCATGAGGCTTGTCAGGCTCGAAGGCTCCTCCTGCTGGACACTGTGGAGAAATTCCGCTTCTTCAACATGGTGCTAGACCTCATGCTCTGGATGGATGGTGTTAATTTGCAGATTGATGCACATGACAGCCCCAG AGATGTATCTTCTGCAGGGTTAGTCATAGCTAATCATCAAGACATCAAATCAGAGATTGAGACCAGGGCAGACAGCTTTACTGCCTGTATTGAGATGGGAAATACTCTTGTCAACAATAATCACTATGCAGCTGATGAG ATCCGAGAGAAACTGGCTCAACTTCAGGAAAAGAGAGATAAGATCAACAAAAAGTGGCAAGACAAGATGGATCATTTACAAATTG TTCTAGAAGTGTTGCAGTTTGGACGTGATGCCTATGTGGCGGAGTCATGGTTGGCAGGGCAAGAACCTCTGGTTAGAGCAGCAGAACTGGGCTCAAATGTGGATGAGGTAGAGAGCCTAATTAAGCGTCATGAGGCCTTTGAGAAACTTGCTACAGCTTGGGAAGAACGCTTTTCTCTGCTGGAGAAACTCACTACA ctggaggagcaggagatccaaaggaggagagaggaagaggaaagagcaCGGCGACCTCCTACACCCCCACCCGCAGAAGTTGGGCAGTCTGAGACTGAAAGTCAAATACATGATTCTGCAGCCAG AACCAGTCTGGACCAAACCACGCTCAAtcaatcagtgtcagtgaatgGAGTACACAGTGACAATGACACATCTCAG GGTTCGGAGTCTGAATCGGTGAATGGACCAGGTAGAGACAGTGGGCTGGCGTCTTCTCGCCTCGAGGCGTCTGCTACGTTACCAAGTAGAGGAGGAGCTGAGTCTGAGCCAGAGACTATGGAGGGAATGCTCTGTCGAAAACAAGAGATGGAGTCCCATAACAAAAAGGCTGCTAGCAG GTCTTGGCAGAATGTATACTGTGTTCTAAGAAAAGGAAGTCTTGGTTTCTATAAAGACAACAAGAGTGCAAGCAATGGCATTCCATACCATGGAGAGGTACCTATCAGTTTGGGAGAGGCTGTATGTGAAATAGCACATGACTATAAGAAGAGGAAACATGTATTTAAGCTCAG GCTAGGAGATGGAAAAGAGTTCTTGTTCCAAGCAAAGGATGAG GCTGAAATGAGCTCCTGGATTCATTCCATCCTCGGCTCCATTCCAAAAGGTTCAGACGATTCGCCGGGAGCCCCGCGGGCTATCAGCCGCGCAATGACGATGCCTCCCATCTCTCCCAGCTCGGGTGATGCCGGAGGTGTCACTATGCGTAATAAAGAGGGTAAAGAGAAGGATCGCGAGAAGAGGTTCAGCTTCTTTGGCAAAAAGAAATAA